A window of Citrus sinensis cultivar Valencia sweet orange chromosome 7, DVS_A1.0, whole genome shotgun sequence contains these coding sequences:
- the LOC102628775 gene encoding GATA transcription factor 18-like: MMHRCSSSHGNMVGSSCSCSSGLYPSQSNSFSMLFSMPNHKSYDETDMYAFMSPSSVDCTLSLGTPSTRLSEDDEKRIRHDQRRSASNCMTDFCWDFLHTKNSPYNTAQQNHKTSRGGNNSSNTISSSSGNDPLLARRCANCDTTSTPLWRNGPRGPKSLCNACGIRFKKEERRATAANANSSNIASAAEQPHGYYNNSWVQVQQAQSQKMPCFSPANEFRFIEDSDQTSDTGVPFLSWRLNVADRPGLVHDFTR; encoded by the exons atgatgCATAGGTGCAGTAGCTCTCATGGAAATATGGTTGGATCATCATGTTCATGTTCAAGCGGTCTGTATCCAAGCCAAAGCAATTCATTTTCCATGCTATTTTCAATGCCTAACCACAAATCTTACGATGAAACAGACATGTACGCTTTCATGTCTCCTTCTTCCGTTGATTGTACTCTCTCTTTAGGCACCCCGTCCACTCGTTTATCCGAAGACGATGAGAAGCGGATCCGCCATGATCAAAGACGCTCAGCTTCTAATTGCATGACAGACTTTTGTTGGGATTTTTTGCATACCAAAAATTCGCCGTACAATACAGCCCAACAAAATCATAAGACCAGTCGCGGTGGCAATAATAGTAGTAACACCATTAGTAGCAGCTCCGGCAATGATCCCCTCCTCGCCCGCCGTTGTGCTAACTGTGACACCACTTCTACACCGCTTTGGAGAAACGGTCCTCGAGGCCCAAAg tcACTATGCAATGCTTGTGGAATTCGGTTCAAGAAGGAAGAGAGAAGAGCCACAGCAGCAAATGCAAACAGCTCAAACATCGCGTCAGCAGCGGAGCAGCCACATGGCTATTACAACAATTCATGGGTTCAAGTTCAACAAGCGCAGTCGCAAAAAATGCCTTGTTTTTCTCCTGCAAATGAATTTAGGTTCATTGAAGACAGTGATCAAACTTCTGATACGGGCGTTCCCTTCCTTTCTTGGAGACTCAATGTAGCAGACAGGCCCGGTCTTGTCCATGACTTTACAAGATGA
- the LOC102628475 gene encoding uncharacterized protein LOC102628475 isoform X3, with the protein MDADTTVTLTDPMDYKVEELLKEVHFARAPAITKLVDDTVSAVRKSISKIPDAFPVTADLAPGFVRDIGADKVEFKFNKPKTFKIGGSYSINCVVKPAVNVDLFVGLPKECFHEKDYLNHRYHAKRCLYLCVIKKHLKSSPSFDKVEWSAMQNEARKPVLVVYPAVKSVEAPGFFVRIIPTAASLFNIAKLNLKRNNVRAFNQDGIPRATPKYNSSILEDMFLEDNAEYVEKTISRWKELGEALILLKVWARQRSSIYVHDCLNGYLISILLSYLVSLDKINNSMKALQILRVVLDFIATSKLWNRGLYFPPKGQIGVSKEEKLQYKEAFPVVICDPSAQVNLAFRMTSVGFCELQDEAASTLQCMDKCGDGGFEETFFTKIDFPAKYDYCVRLNLRGHTEVHALGFCLDDECWRLYEQKVHSLLNQGLVDRAKSIRVTWRNSPSEWNIENGLAVLDREPLLVGISVSSLEKLFRIVDIGPNAENKEEALRFRKFWGEKAELRRFKDGTIAESTVWESEQWTRHLILKGIIEYVLLRHLSLSKENVVQIVDQLDFSLLHGAKDLVSFSASLLEAFEVLSKRLHLIEDIPLKISSVQPLDSAFRFTSVFPPEPHPLANERHTVSRLHKLTPSCIQPLEVMIQLEGSGNWPMDHVAIEKTKSAFLIKIGESLQNRWGMTCSATEDDADIFMSGYAFRLKILHERGLSLVKSENGNKAKRVYSTDKILFIRGQHASMINGLQGRYPVFGPVVRVAKRWAASHLFSACLVEEAVELLVAYLFLKPLPFNVPCSRVTGFLRFLRLLAEYDWTFSALVVDINNDFGPEDFKVINDNFMSSRKASEENVQNVNPALFLATAYDKASEAWTTCSPNFTSS; encoded by the exons ATGGATGCTGATACCACTGTCACGTTAACGGATCCAATGGACTACAAAGTAGAAGAGCTTTTGAAAGAAGTCCACTTCGCCCGAGCACCTGCTATTACCAAGCTCGTCGACGACACCGTGTCGGCCGTAAGAAAATCAATCAGTAAAATCCCCGATGCCTTTCCG GTTACGGCGGATTTAGCTCCTGGTTTTGTGAGAGACATTGGTGCAGACAAAGTAGAGTTCAAGTTTAACAagcccaaaacttttaaaattggCGGTAgttattcaataaattgtGTAGTCAAGCCTGCTGTGAATGTGGATCTTTTTGTTGGGCTGCCAAAG GAGTGTTTCCATGAGAAAGATTATCTTAATCACCGGTATCATGCCAAAAGGTGCCTTTACCTATgtgtaataaaaaaacatttgaaatccTCCCCATCATTTGATAAGGTGGAATGGTCTGCCATGCAGAATGAGGCCCGAAAACCTGTATTAGTTGTCTACCCAG CCGTGAAGTCTGTTGAGGCTCCTGGATTTTTTGTAAGGATAATTCCTACGGCAGCATCCCTGTTCAACATTGCAAAGTTGAACTTGAAGCGGAACAATGTTCGTGCCTTTAATCAAG ATGGTATTCCTCGGGCTACACCTAAGTACAATAGTAGTATTCTGGAAGACATGTTTCTGGAGGATAATGCAGAATATGTTGAGAAAACTATTAGCAGATGGAAGGAACTGGGAGAGGCTTTAATCTTGCTGAAG GTTTGGGCTCGGCAGAGAAGTTCGATATATGTTCACGATTGCTTAAATGGATATCTAATTTCTATCTTGTTGTCATACCTTGTGAGTCtggataaaattaacaattctATGAAAGCGCTGCAGATACTTCGTGTTGTTCTAGACTTCATTG CCACTTCAAAATTGTGGAACCGTGGGCTTTACTTTCCACCAAAAGGCCAGATAGGTGTTTCAAAGGAG GAAAAATTGCAATATAAGGAAGCATTTCCTGTTGTTATATGTGACCCATCCGCTCAAGTAAATCTGGCTTTTCGGATGACAAGTGTTGGATTCTGTGAG CTCCAAGATGAGGCTGCTTCAACACTTCAGTGCATGGATAAATGCGGAGATGGTGGATTTGAGGAGACATTTTTTACCAAGATTGACTTTCCTGCTAAATATGACTACTGTGTTAG ATTAAATCTGAGGGGACATACTGAGGTTCATGCATTGGGATTTTGTTTGGATGATGAATGTTGGAGATTGTATGAGCAGAAGGTGCATAGTTTGCTGAATCAAGGATTGGTTGACAGAGCAAAGTCCATTCGTGTTACTTGGAGAAACTCTCCCTCGGAATGGAATATAGAAAAT GGCTTAGCAGTACTTGATAGGGAGCCATTACTTGTTGGTATTTCAGTGAGCTCTCTTGAGAAACTTTTTAGGATAGTTGATATTGGTCCAAATGccgaaaataaagaagag GCTCTCAGGTTCCGAAAGTTTTGGGGGGAGAAGGCAGAGCTTCGCAGATTTAAAGATGGTACAATTGCGGAAAGCACAG TTTGGGAAAGTGAGCAGTGGACGAGACACCTCATTTTAAAAGGAATTATCGAGTATGTGCTTCTGCGTCATCTTTCTCTATCGAAAGAAAACGTAGTGCAAATAGTTGATCAACTTGACTTCTCTCTGCTTCATGGAGCTAAAG atCTTGTATCGTTTTCTGCAAGTTTGCTTGAAGCATTTGAAGTTTTATCAAAGCGCTTGCATCTTATTGAAGATATCCCTTTGAAGATATCTAGTGTGCAGCCTTTGGACTCGG cTTTCAGGTTCACATCTGTCTTCCCTCCTGAACCTCACCCGCTGGCCAATGAAAGACATACTGTTTCAAGACTACATAAGCTCACCCCATCATGCATTCAGCCACTGGAAGTTATGATTCAG TTAGAAGGCTCTGGGAATTGGCCAATGGACCATGTAGCAATAGAGAAAACTAAATCTGCTTTCCTTATTAAAATTGGAGAGAG TCTCCAGAATAGATGGGGGATGACATGTAGTGCTACCGAGGATGATGCTGATATTTTCATGTCTGGATATGCGTTTCGTCTTAAGATTTTGCATGAGAGAGGGTTGAGTTTAGTGAAAAGTGAAA ATGGAAATAAAGCAAAGCGGGTTTATTCAACAGACAAGATACTTTTTATTCGTGGTCAGCATGCAAGCATGATTAATGGGTTACAGGGTCGTTACCCGGTATTTGGCCCAGTTGTTAG GGTTGCAAAGAGGTGGGCTGCTTCACATTTGTTTTCAGCTTGCTTGGTAGAGGAGGCTGTTGAACTATTGGTTGCGTATCTGTTTTTGAAGCCTTTACCATTTAATGTTCCGTGCTCTCGGGTTACTGGATTCTTAAG GTTTCTGCGTCTTCTAGCTGAGTATGATTGGACCTTTTCTGCTTTGGTTGTTGACATAAATAATGACTTTGGCCCAGAGGACTTTAAAGTGATTAAC GATAACTTCATGTCAAGTAGAAAAGCATCTGAAGAAAATGTGCAAAATGTAAACCCAGCATTGTTTCTGGCAACTGCTTATGACAAGGCATCTGAAGCTTGGACCACATGCTCGCCAAACTTTACG Agttcttaa
- the LOC102628475 gene encoding uncharacterized protein LOC102628475 isoform X1, translating to MDADTTVTLTDPMDYKVEELLKEVHFARAPAITKLVDDTVSAVRKSISKIPDAFPVTADLAPGFVRDIGADKVEFKFNKPKTFKIGGSYSINCVVKPAVNVDLFVGLPKECFHEKDYLNHRYHAKRCLYLCVIKKHLKSSPSFDKVEWSAMQNEARKPVLVVYPAVKSVEAPGFFVRIIPTAASLFNIAKLNLKRNNVRAFNQDGIPRATPKYNSSILEDMFLEDNAEYVEKTISRWKELGEALILLKVWARQRSSIYVHDCLNGYLISILLSYLVSLDKINNSMKALQILRVVLDFIATSKLWNRGLYFPPKGQIGVSKEEKLQYKEAFPVVICDPSAQVNLAFRMTSVGFCELQDEAASTLQCMDKCGDGGFEETFFTKIDFPAKYDYCVRLNLRGHTEVHALGFCLDDECWRLYEQKVHSLLNQGLVDRAKSIRVTWRNSPSEWNIENGLAVLDREPLLVGISVSSLEKLFRIVDIGPNAENKEEALRFRKFWGEKAELRRFKDGTIAESTVWESEQWTRHLILKGIIEYVLLRHLSLSKENVVQIVDQLDFSLLHGAKDLVSFSASLLEAFEVLSKRLHLIEDIPLKISSVQPLDSAFRFTSVFPPEPHPLANERHTVSRLHKLTPSCIQPLEVMIQLEGSGNWPMDHVAIEKTKSAFLIKIGESLQNRWGMTCSATEDDADIFMSGYAFRLKILHERGLSLVKSENGNKAKRVYSTDKILFIRGQHASMINGLQGRYPVFGPVVRVAKRWAASHLFSACLVEEAVELLVAYLFLKPLPFNVPCSRVTGFLRFLRLLAEYDWTFSALVVDINNDFGPEDFKVINDNFMSSRKASEENVQNVNPALFLATAYDKASEAWTTCSPNFTELKRLVAYARSSANLLTKLILEDQTDSCRWECLFRTPLNNYDAVVLLHRDRLPYPRRLLFPSEVNRGRHVARVNASKAFGPFLVPEEMKGSSEEVKNKMMVDFDPLRCFVGDVEAKYSKKLKLWYDSLGGDAIGLTWERVGSKKREREEAPEEETDSIGVLKAVGELGKGFVRDIYFLKAPRLMS from the exons ATGGATGCTGATACCACTGTCACGTTAACGGATCCAATGGACTACAAAGTAGAAGAGCTTTTGAAAGAAGTCCACTTCGCCCGAGCACCTGCTATTACCAAGCTCGTCGACGACACCGTGTCGGCCGTAAGAAAATCAATCAGTAAAATCCCCGATGCCTTTCCG GTTACGGCGGATTTAGCTCCTGGTTTTGTGAGAGACATTGGTGCAGACAAAGTAGAGTTCAAGTTTAACAagcccaaaacttttaaaattggCGGTAgttattcaataaattgtGTAGTCAAGCCTGCTGTGAATGTGGATCTTTTTGTTGGGCTGCCAAAG GAGTGTTTCCATGAGAAAGATTATCTTAATCACCGGTATCATGCCAAAAGGTGCCTTTACCTATgtgtaataaaaaaacatttgaaatccTCCCCATCATTTGATAAGGTGGAATGGTCTGCCATGCAGAATGAGGCCCGAAAACCTGTATTAGTTGTCTACCCAG CCGTGAAGTCTGTTGAGGCTCCTGGATTTTTTGTAAGGATAATTCCTACGGCAGCATCCCTGTTCAACATTGCAAAGTTGAACTTGAAGCGGAACAATGTTCGTGCCTTTAATCAAG ATGGTATTCCTCGGGCTACACCTAAGTACAATAGTAGTATTCTGGAAGACATGTTTCTGGAGGATAATGCAGAATATGTTGAGAAAACTATTAGCAGATGGAAGGAACTGGGAGAGGCTTTAATCTTGCTGAAG GTTTGGGCTCGGCAGAGAAGTTCGATATATGTTCACGATTGCTTAAATGGATATCTAATTTCTATCTTGTTGTCATACCTTGTGAGTCtggataaaattaacaattctATGAAAGCGCTGCAGATACTTCGTGTTGTTCTAGACTTCATTG CCACTTCAAAATTGTGGAACCGTGGGCTTTACTTTCCACCAAAAGGCCAGATAGGTGTTTCAAAGGAG GAAAAATTGCAATATAAGGAAGCATTTCCTGTTGTTATATGTGACCCATCCGCTCAAGTAAATCTGGCTTTTCGGATGACAAGTGTTGGATTCTGTGAG CTCCAAGATGAGGCTGCTTCAACACTTCAGTGCATGGATAAATGCGGAGATGGTGGATTTGAGGAGACATTTTTTACCAAGATTGACTTTCCTGCTAAATATGACTACTGTGTTAG ATTAAATCTGAGGGGACATACTGAGGTTCATGCATTGGGATTTTGTTTGGATGATGAATGTTGGAGATTGTATGAGCAGAAGGTGCATAGTTTGCTGAATCAAGGATTGGTTGACAGAGCAAAGTCCATTCGTGTTACTTGGAGAAACTCTCCCTCGGAATGGAATATAGAAAAT GGCTTAGCAGTACTTGATAGGGAGCCATTACTTGTTGGTATTTCAGTGAGCTCTCTTGAGAAACTTTTTAGGATAGTTGATATTGGTCCAAATGccgaaaataaagaagag GCTCTCAGGTTCCGAAAGTTTTGGGGGGAGAAGGCAGAGCTTCGCAGATTTAAAGATGGTACAATTGCGGAAAGCACAG TTTGGGAAAGTGAGCAGTGGACGAGACACCTCATTTTAAAAGGAATTATCGAGTATGTGCTTCTGCGTCATCTTTCTCTATCGAAAGAAAACGTAGTGCAAATAGTTGATCAACTTGACTTCTCTCTGCTTCATGGAGCTAAAG atCTTGTATCGTTTTCTGCAAGTTTGCTTGAAGCATTTGAAGTTTTATCAAAGCGCTTGCATCTTATTGAAGATATCCCTTTGAAGATATCTAGTGTGCAGCCTTTGGACTCGG cTTTCAGGTTCACATCTGTCTTCCCTCCTGAACCTCACCCGCTGGCCAATGAAAGACATACTGTTTCAAGACTACATAAGCTCACCCCATCATGCATTCAGCCACTGGAAGTTATGATTCAG TTAGAAGGCTCTGGGAATTGGCCAATGGACCATGTAGCAATAGAGAAAACTAAATCTGCTTTCCTTATTAAAATTGGAGAGAG TCTCCAGAATAGATGGGGGATGACATGTAGTGCTACCGAGGATGATGCTGATATTTTCATGTCTGGATATGCGTTTCGTCTTAAGATTTTGCATGAGAGAGGGTTGAGTTTAGTGAAAAGTGAAA ATGGAAATAAAGCAAAGCGGGTTTATTCAACAGACAAGATACTTTTTATTCGTGGTCAGCATGCAAGCATGATTAATGGGTTACAGGGTCGTTACCCGGTATTTGGCCCAGTTGTTAG GGTTGCAAAGAGGTGGGCTGCTTCACATTTGTTTTCAGCTTGCTTGGTAGAGGAGGCTGTTGAACTATTGGTTGCGTATCTGTTTTTGAAGCCTTTACCATTTAATGTTCCGTGCTCTCGGGTTACTGGATTCTTAAG GTTTCTGCGTCTTCTAGCTGAGTATGATTGGACCTTTTCTGCTTTGGTTGTTGACATAAATAATGACTTTGGCCCAGAGGACTTTAAAGTGATTAAC GATAACTTCATGTCAAGTAGAAAAGCATCTGAAGAAAATGTGCAAAATGTAAACCCAGCATTGTTTCTGGCAACTGCTTATGACAAGGCATCTGAAGCTTGGACCACATGCTCGCCAAACTTTACG GAGCTAAAGAGGCTAGTAGCTTATGCTCGAAGCAGTGCAAACTTATTGACTAAACTCATACTGGAGGATCAGACTGATTCTTGCAGATGGGAG TGCCTTTTCCGGACACCGTTGAACAATTATGATGCAGTGGTTCTTCTCCACAGGGACAGGTTACCTTACCCACGTCGCCTTCTTTTCCCGTCCGAAGTAAACAGAG GGAGGCATGTGGCTCGTGTAAATGCTAGCAAGGCTTTTGGCCCATTCTTGGTGCCTGAGGAAATGAAGGGAAGCTCAGAGGaagttaaaaataagatgATGGTAGACTTTGATCCTTTAAGATGCTTTGTTGGGGACGTAGAGGCAA AGtactcaaaaaaattgaagttgtGGTATGATTCTTTGGGAGGTGACGCCATCGGACTAACATGGGAGAGGGTTGGGTCAAAg AAACGCGAACGAGAGGAAGCACCTGAAGAAGAAACAGATTCAATTGGTGTGCTAAAAGCTGTGGGCGAACTGGGGAAAGGGTTCGTGAGggatatttattttctcaaggCCCCAAGGCTGATGAGTTAA
- the LOC102628475 gene encoding uncharacterized protein LOC102628475 isoform X2, translated as MQNEARKPVLVVYPAVKSVEAPGFFVRIIPTAASLFNIAKLNLKRNNVRAFNQDGIPRATPKYNSSILEDMFLEDNAEYVEKTISRWKELGEALILLKVWARQRSSIYVHDCLNGYLISILLSYLVSLDKINNSMKALQILRVVLDFIATSKLWNRGLYFPPKGQIGVSKEEKLQYKEAFPVVICDPSAQVNLAFRMTSVGFCELQDEAASTLQCMDKCGDGGFEETFFTKIDFPAKYDYCVRLNLRGHTEVHALGFCLDDECWRLYEQKVHSLLNQGLVDRAKSIRVTWRNSPSEWNIENGLAVLDREPLLVGISVSSLEKLFRIVDIGPNAENKEEALRFRKFWGEKAELRRFKDGTIAESTVWESEQWTRHLILKGIIEYVLLRHLSLSKENVVQIVDQLDFSLLHGAKDLVSFSASLLEAFEVLSKRLHLIEDIPLKISSVQPLDSAFRFTSVFPPEPHPLANERHTVSRLHKLTPSCIQPLEVMIQLEGSGNWPMDHVAIEKTKSAFLIKIGESLQNRWGMTCSATEDDADIFMSGYAFRLKILHERGLSLVKSENGNKAKRVYSTDKILFIRGQHASMINGLQGRYPVFGPVVRVAKRWAASHLFSACLVEEAVELLVAYLFLKPLPFNVPCSRVTGFLRFLRLLAEYDWTFSALVVDINNDFGPEDFKVINDNFMSSRKASEENVQNVNPALFLATAYDKASEAWTTCSPNFTELKRLVAYARSSANLLTKLILEDQTDSCRWECLFRTPLNNYDAVVLLHRDRLPYPRRLLFPSEVNRGRHVARVNASKAFGPFLVPEEMKGSSEEVKNKMMVDFDPLRCFVGDVEAKYSKKLKLWYDSLGGDAIGLTWERVGSKKREREEAPEEETDSIGVLKAVGELGKGFVRDIYFLKAPRLMS; from the exons ATGCAGAATGAGGCCCGAAAACCTGTATTAGTTGTCTACCCAG CCGTGAAGTCTGTTGAGGCTCCTGGATTTTTTGTAAGGATAATTCCTACGGCAGCATCCCTGTTCAACATTGCAAAGTTGAACTTGAAGCGGAACAATGTTCGTGCCTTTAATCAAG ATGGTATTCCTCGGGCTACACCTAAGTACAATAGTAGTATTCTGGAAGACATGTTTCTGGAGGATAATGCAGAATATGTTGAGAAAACTATTAGCAGATGGAAGGAACTGGGAGAGGCTTTAATCTTGCTGAAG GTTTGGGCTCGGCAGAGAAGTTCGATATATGTTCACGATTGCTTAAATGGATATCTAATTTCTATCTTGTTGTCATACCTTGTGAGTCtggataaaattaacaattctATGAAAGCGCTGCAGATACTTCGTGTTGTTCTAGACTTCATTG CCACTTCAAAATTGTGGAACCGTGGGCTTTACTTTCCACCAAAAGGCCAGATAGGTGTTTCAAAGGAG GAAAAATTGCAATATAAGGAAGCATTTCCTGTTGTTATATGTGACCCATCCGCTCAAGTAAATCTGGCTTTTCGGATGACAAGTGTTGGATTCTGTGAG CTCCAAGATGAGGCTGCTTCAACACTTCAGTGCATGGATAAATGCGGAGATGGTGGATTTGAGGAGACATTTTTTACCAAGATTGACTTTCCTGCTAAATATGACTACTGTGTTAG ATTAAATCTGAGGGGACATACTGAGGTTCATGCATTGGGATTTTGTTTGGATGATGAATGTTGGAGATTGTATGAGCAGAAGGTGCATAGTTTGCTGAATCAAGGATTGGTTGACAGAGCAAAGTCCATTCGTGTTACTTGGAGAAACTCTCCCTCGGAATGGAATATAGAAAAT GGCTTAGCAGTACTTGATAGGGAGCCATTACTTGTTGGTATTTCAGTGAGCTCTCTTGAGAAACTTTTTAGGATAGTTGATATTGGTCCAAATGccgaaaataaagaagag GCTCTCAGGTTCCGAAAGTTTTGGGGGGAGAAGGCAGAGCTTCGCAGATTTAAAGATGGTACAATTGCGGAAAGCACAG TTTGGGAAAGTGAGCAGTGGACGAGACACCTCATTTTAAAAGGAATTATCGAGTATGTGCTTCTGCGTCATCTTTCTCTATCGAAAGAAAACGTAGTGCAAATAGTTGATCAACTTGACTTCTCTCTGCTTCATGGAGCTAAAG atCTTGTATCGTTTTCTGCAAGTTTGCTTGAAGCATTTGAAGTTTTATCAAAGCGCTTGCATCTTATTGAAGATATCCCTTTGAAGATATCTAGTGTGCAGCCTTTGGACTCGG cTTTCAGGTTCACATCTGTCTTCCCTCCTGAACCTCACCCGCTGGCCAATGAAAGACATACTGTTTCAAGACTACATAAGCTCACCCCATCATGCATTCAGCCACTGGAAGTTATGATTCAG TTAGAAGGCTCTGGGAATTGGCCAATGGACCATGTAGCAATAGAGAAAACTAAATCTGCTTTCCTTATTAAAATTGGAGAGAG TCTCCAGAATAGATGGGGGATGACATGTAGTGCTACCGAGGATGATGCTGATATTTTCATGTCTGGATATGCGTTTCGTCTTAAGATTTTGCATGAGAGAGGGTTGAGTTTAGTGAAAAGTGAAA ATGGAAATAAAGCAAAGCGGGTTTATTCAACAGACAAGATACTTTTTATTCGTGGTCAGCATGCAAGCATGATTAATGGGTTACAGGGTCGTTACCCGGTATTTGGCCCAGTTGTTAG GGTTGCAAAGAGGTGGGCTGCTTCACATTTGTTTTCAGCTTGCTTGGTAGAGGAGGCTGTTGAACTATTGGTTGCGTATCTGTTTTTGAAGCCTTTACCATTTAATGTTCCGTGCTCTCGGGTTACTGGATTCTTAAG GTTTCTGCGTCTTCTAGCTGAGTATGATTGGACCTTTTCTGCTTTGGTTGTTGACATAAATAATGACTTTGGCCCAGAGGACTTTAAAGTGATTAAC GATAACTTCATGTCAAGTAGAAAAGCATCTGAAGAAAATGTGCAAAATGTAAACCCAGCATTGTTTCTGGCAACTGCTTATGACAAGGCATCTGAAGCTTGGACCACATGCTCGCCAAACTTTACG GAGCTAAAGAGGCTAGTAGCTTATGCTCGAAGCAGTGCAAACTTATTGACTAAACTCATACTGGAGGATCAGACTGATTCTTGCAGATGGGAG TGCCTTTTCCGGACACCGTTGAACAATTATGATGCAGTGGTTCTTCTCCACAGGGACAGGTTACCTTACCCACGTCGCCTTCTTTTCCCGTCCGAAGTAAACAGAG GGAGGCATGTGGCTCGTGTAAATGCTAGCAAGGCTTTTGGCCCATTCTTGGTGCCTGAGGAAATGAAGGGAAGCTCAGAGGaagttaaaaataagatgATGGTAGACTTTGATCCTTTAAGATGCTTTGTTGGGGACGTAGAGGCAA AGtactcaaaaaaattgaagttgtGGTATGATTCTTTGGGAGGTGACGCCATCGGACTAACATGGGAGAGGGTTGGGTCAAAg AAACGCGAACGAGAGGAAGCACCTGAAGAAGAAACAGATTCAATTGGTGTGCTAAAAGCTGTGGGCGAACTGGGGAAAGGGTTCGTGAGggatatttattttctcaaggCCCCAAGGCTGATGAGTTAA
- the LOC102627985 gene encoding uncharacterized protein LOC102627985 isoform X1, with the protein MNTAYAATFRTAHLQTTLESGTEFERKRGMARSESSPIKIILGSSSMARKEILAEMGYEFTVVTAEIDEKSIRKDKPEDLVMALAEAKAEAIRSRLQSAGQLNPTTLLITADTVVVYKGSIREKPSSKEEAREFIKGYSGSHAEVVGSVLISNLKTGIRKGGWDRAEVYFHDIPDEVIDNLIEEGITFNVAGGLMLEHPLTLPFVEAVVGATDTVMGLSKALTEKLIWEAQQQ; encoded by the exons ATGAATACCGCCTACGCAGCCACGTTTCGCACAGCTCATCTACAGACTACTCTGGAGTCTGGAACCGAGtttgagagaaagagagggaTGGCTAGAAGCGAATCGTCGCCGATTAAG ATAATTCTTGGTTCATCATCAATGGCACGGAAAGAAATCCTAGCAGAAATGGGATATGAATTTACTGTCGTA ACTGCAGAAATAGATGAGAAAAGCATTAGGAAGGATAAGCCAGAAGATTTGGTAATGGCTCTTGCTGAGGCTAAG GCAGAAGCCATCAGGTCAAGACTCCAAAGTGCAGGTCAACTAAATCCCACAACTCTGTTAATTACTGCCGACACA GTGGTGGTGTATAAAGGTTCAATTAGAGAAAAACCGTCTAGCAAGGAAGAAGCACGAGAGTTTATCAAAG GTTATTCAGGCAGTCATGCAGAAGTTGTTGGATCGGTGCTTATAAGCAATCTTAAAACAGGAATAAGAAAAGGGGGATGGGATAGAGCAGAG GTGTATTTCCATGACATTCCTGATGAAGTCATTGATAACCTG ATTGAAGAGGGAATTACATTCAATGTTGCCGGGGGTTTGATGTTGGAACATCCGCTGACTTTGCCCTTTGTTGAAGCTGTG GTGGGGGCAACCGATACCGTGATGGGACTTTCTAAAGCTCTCACTGAAAAACTCATATGGGAAGCTCAACAGCAATGA
- the LOC102627985 gene encoding uncharacterized protein LOC102627985 isoform X2, with amino-acid sequence MARKEILAEMGYEFTVVTAEIDEKSIRKDKPEDLVMALAEAKAEAIRSRLQSAGQLNPTTLLITADTVVVYKGSIREKPSSKEEAREFIKGYSGSHAEVVGSVLISNLKTGIRKGGWDRAEVYFHDIPDEVIDNLIEEGITFNVAGGLMLEHPLTLPFVEAVVGATDTVMGLSKALTEKLIWEAQQQ; translated from the exons ATGGCACGGAAAGAAATCCTAGCAGAAATGGGATATGAATTTACTGTCGTA ACTGCAGAAATAGATGAGAAAAGCATTAGGAAGGATAAGCCAGAAGATTTGGTAATGGCTCTTGCTGAGGCTAAG GCAGAAGCCATCAGGTCAAGACTCCAAAGTGCAGGTCAACTAAATCCCACAACTCTGTTAATTACTGCCGACACA GTGGTGGTGTATAAAGGTTCAATTAGAGAAAAACCGTCTAGCAAGGAAGAAGCACGAGAGTTTATCAAAG GTTATTCAGGCAGTCATGCAGAAGTTGTTGGATCGGTGCTTATAAGCAATCTTAAAACAGGAATAAGAAAAGGGGGATGGGATAGAGCAGAG GTGTATTTCCATGACATTCCTGATGAAGTCATTGATAACCTG ATTGAAGAGGGAATTACATTCAATGTTGCCGGGGGTTTGATGTTGGAACATCCGCTGACTTTGCCCTTTGTTGAAGCTGTG GTGGGGGCAACCGATACCGTGATGGGACTTTCTAAAGCTCTCACTGAAAAACTCATATGGGAAGCTCAACAGCAATGA